One segment of Ignavibacteria bacterium DNA contains the following:
- the rpoB gene encoding DNA-directed RNA polymerase subunit beta yields the protein MNGSTLDTSLYQLPLPRLRERVSFGTIESESTYPDLLGIQIDSFHDFHQEDVNASERRFIGLQRAFESNFPIEDNSGVYELSFLEYLVEKPKYSEEECRERELTYAKTLKAKLRLSSKADPSSEDYIEAIDQEVYLGQIPAMTPRGTFIINGAERVVVAQLHRSPGCFFDEAVHPNGTKIYSARIIPFKGSWVEFTTDIHDVMYAYIDRKKKFPVTTLLRALGYSSDEDLLNLFDLTTDVPVKKMTDEFLGRRIAADAVDMSTGEIVAQRDLIVDEDLLQRLLNADVESIRIYKYENTNDEPIIAKTLAKDTSRTREDALETIYRQLRSSDPPDLDTAWGLLEKLFFNPKRYDLGVVGRYRINEKLGMAVPLDVTTLTVDDIVSIVKYLIDVRDAKVPVDDIDHLSNRRVRTVGEQLEATFNLGLTRMARTIKERLSVRDSENITPSELVNARTITSVINQFFGTNQLSQFMDQTNPLSEITHKRRTSALGPGGLTRERAGFEVRDVHYTHYGRLCPIETPEGPNIGLISSLAIHARVNKFGFIETPYRKVVNGICTEDIEFLPADKEEGLIIIPASTAMDKKGKILGETVKARLSGDYKVVHPTEVHYIEVSTDQITSAAAALIPFLEHDDANRALMGSNMQRQGVPLLRPEAPVVGTGMEARVARDSRAMVLAEDDGVVEYVCADFVRVKYDDKRTGDEKLISFDNDRTITYNLHKFYRTNQDTCINQHPIVLAGQRVKKGQPLIDGASTDMGELALGRNVMVAFMPWRGYNFEDAIVISERMVAEDVFTSIHIEEYTLQVRDTKRGEEEFTREIPNVSEEATKDLDDRGIVRIGAKIREGDILIGKITPKGETDPTPEEKLLRAIFGDKAGDVKDVSLKAPPGLKGTAINTKLFARRVLTSDSEFRLEEKKRQDLITKREQQALRALDIDCVERIGELLDGETSLGIRSSNDTTIFRSGAKLAAKEFAAKFEAGAFIPSAVNVEQDWVAEKKTMKLLRKLLENYETRRNDIMMDGRIERNKIAAGDELQPGILQMAKVYVAKKRKLQVGDKMAGRHGNKGIVSKIVPLEDMPFLPDGAPVDLVLNPLGVPSRMNLGQLYETALGWAAKKLGVHFATPIFDGATWDQVGDYLEQANLPRTGKTILYDGRSGEAFQNEVTVGIIYMMKLSHLVEDKIHARSIGPYSLITQQPLGGKAQFGGQRLGEMEVWALEAYGAAHTLQEMLTLKSDDVQGRAKMYESLVKGENLPAPGIPESFNVLVRELQGLCLDVKLD from the coding sequence ATGAATGGATCAACCCTGGACACGTCACTGTACCAGCTTCCGCTACCGCGTCTTCGCGAACGAGTTTCGTTCGGGACGATCGAATCGGAATCAACGTACCCAGACCTCCTTGGCATTCAGATCGATTCTTTCCACGACTTCCATCAGGAAGACGTAAACGCGTCCGAGCGCCGCTTCATCGGTTTGCAGCGTGCGTTCGAAAGCAACTTCCCGATCGAGGACAACTCGGGCGTCTACGAGCTCAGTTTCCTTGAGTACCTCGTCGAAAAGCCGAAGTACTCCGAAGAGGAATGTCGCGAGCGCGAGCTGACGTACGCCAAGACGCTCAAGGCGAAACTTCGCCTTTCGTCGAAAGCGGACCCAAGCTCCGAGGACTACATCGAAGCGATCGACCAAGAGGTATACCTCGGTCAGATTCCGGCGATGACTCCGCGCGGCACGTTCATCATCAATGGCGCGGAACGCGTAGTGGTTGCTCAGTTGCACCGCTCACCGGGCTGCTTCTTTGATGAAGCTGTGCACCCGAACGGTACCAAGATCTATTCGGCACGCATCATCCCGTTCAAGGGGTCGTGGGTCGAATTCACAACGGACATCCATGACGTGATGTATGCGTACATCGACCGCAAGAAGAAGTTCCCGGTCACTACGCTGCTTCGCGCTCTTGGGTATTCAAGTGATGAGGATCTTCTCAACCTCTTCGACCTCACAACGGATGTTCCGGTGAAGAAGATGACGGATGAGTTCCTCGGTCGTCGTATCGCCGCAGATGCAGTCGATATGTCAACAGGCGAGATCGTGGCTCAGCGCGACCTTATCGTAGATGAAGACCTGCTTCAGCGTCTTCTGAACGCCGATGTGGAGTCGATCCGCATCTACAAGTACGAGAACACGAACGACGAGCCGATCATCGCCAAGACCCTTGCGAAGGACACTTCGCGCACGCGCGAAGACGCTCTCGAAACGATCTACCGTCAGCTCCGTTCATCCGATCCACCGGATCTGGATACAGCATGGGGCCTTCTTGAGAAATTGTTCTTCAATCCGAAGCGCTATGACCTCGGCGTTGTAGGTCGCTATCGCATCAATGAGAAGCTCGGCATGGCCGTTCCTCTTGATGTGACAACGCTTACCGTTGATGACATCGTTTCGATCGTGAAGTATCTCATCGACGTACGTGATGCCAAGGTTCCGGTGGACGATATCGACCACCTTTCGAACCGTCGCGTCCGTACCGTTGGCGAGCAACTTGAAGCAACATTCAACCTCGGTCTTACGCGTATGGCGCGTACGATCAAGGAGCGTTTGAGCGTTCGCGATAGCGAGAACATCACGCCAAGCGAACTCGTCAATGCCCGTACGATCACAAGCGTGATCAATCAGTTCTTCGGAACGAACCAGCTATCGCAGTTCATGGATCAGACCAATCCGCTCTCCGAGATCACGCACAAGCGTCGTACCTCGGCTCTCGGACCTGGTGGTCTTACGCGTGAGCGCGCCGGCTTTGAAGTACGTGACGTTCACTACACGCACTATGGTCGCCTTTGCCCGATCGAGACGCCGGAAGGACCAAACATCGGTCTGATCTCGTCGCTCGCTATTCACGCTCGCGTGAACAAGTTCGGCTTCATTGAGACGCCATACCGCAAGGTTGTGAATGGTATCTGCACGGAAGACATCGAATTCTTGCCGGCTGACAAAGAAGAAGGGCTGATCATCATCCCGGCTTCTACAGCCATGGACAAGAAGGGTAAGATCCTGGGCGAGACTGTAAAGGCACGTTTGAGTGGTGACTACAAGGTGGTTCACCCAACAGAAGTGCACTACATCGAGGTCAGCACCGATCAGATCACCTCCGCTGCTGCCGCTCTTATTCCGTTCCTCGAACACGATGATGCTAACCGTGCACTCATGGGTTCGAACATGCAACGCCAAGGCGTGCCGCTCCTTCGTCCGGAAGCCCCGGTTGTTGGTACCGGTATGGAAGCACGTGTCGCTCGCGACTCGCGCGCCATGGTCCTTGCAGAAGATGACGGAGTTGTTGAGTACGTATGTGCAGACTTCGTTCGTGTGAAGTATGATGATAAGCGGACCGGTGACGAGAAGCTTATCTCCTTCGACAACGACCGAACGATCACCTACAACCTCCACAAGTTCTACCGTACCAACCAAGACACCTGCATCAATCAGCACCCGATCGTGCTGGCGGGTCAGCGTGTGAAAAAGGGTCAGCCCCTTATCGACGGTGCTTCAACGGACATGGGCGAACTCGCTCTTGGACGTAACGTGATGGTGGCCTTCATGCCATGGCGCGGGTACAACTTCGAAGATGCTATCGTGATCAGCGAGCGCATGGTGGCAGAGGACGTATTCACGTCCATCCACATCGAAGAGTACACGCTTCAAGTTCGCGACACAAAGCGCGGTGAAGAAGAGTTCACACGTGAAATTCCGAACGTGAGTGAAGAAGCCACAAAGGATCTCGACGATCGCGGTATCGTCCGCATCGGCGCAAAGATCCGCGAAGGTGACATCCTCATCGGAAAGATCACGCCGAAGGGCGAAACGGATCCAACGCCGGAAGAAAAACTTCTGCGCGCCATCTTCGGCGACAAGGCCGGCGATGTGAAGGATGTATCGCTCAAGGCACCTCCCGGACTCAAGGGTACGGCCATTAATACGAAGCTGTTCGCACGTCGCGTTCTTACGAGCGACAGCGAATTCCGTCTCGAAGAGAAAAAGCGCCAGGACCTCATCACAAAGCGCGAGCAACAGGCACTCCGTGCCCTTGATATCGACTGTGTTGAGCGTATCGGTGAACTTCTCGATGGCGAAACCAGCCTCGGTATTCGCTCTTCGAATGATACAACGATCTTCCGCAGCGGCGCGAAACTCGCGGCTAAGGAATTCGCAGCGAAGTTCGAAGCCGGCGCCTTTATCCCATCAGCAGTGAATGTTGAGCAGGATTGGGTTGCCGAGAAGAAGACGATGAAGCTGCTTCGCAAGCTCCTTGAGAACTACGAAACACGCCGTAACGACATCATGATGGATGGCCGTATCGAGCGTAACAAGATCGCTGCCGGTGATGAACTTCAACCGGGTATCCTGCAGATGGCAAAGGTCTATGTAGCCAAGAAGCGCAAGCTTCAAGTTGGTGACAAGATGGCCGGTCGCCACGGTAACAAGGGTATCGTATCGAAGATCGTTCCGCTCGAGGACATGCCGTTCCTTCCGGATGGCGCTCCTGTTGACCTTGTGCTCAACCCGCTCGGCGTGCCTTCGCGTATGAACCTGGGTCAGCTCTACGAGACCGCTCTCGGATGGGCTGCCAAGAAGCTAGGTGTGCACTTCGCTACACCGATCTTCGACGGCGCAACGTGGGATCAGGTAGGTGACTATCTCGAGCAGGCCAATCTTCCTCGCACGGGGAAGACGATCCTGTATGATGGTCGCTCCGGCGAAGCCTTCCAGAACGAGGTAACGGTTGGTATCATCTACATGATGAAACTCTCCCACCTTGTGGAAGACAAGATCCACGCTCGTTCCATCGGGCCATACTCGCTCATCACACAACAACCTCTTGGCGGTAAGGCCCAATTCGGTGGTCAGCGTCTCGGGGAGATGGAAGTGTGGGCGCTTGAGGCCTATGGCGCAGCGCACACGCTTCAGGAAATGTTGACACTGAAGTCGGATGACGTGCAGGGTCGTGCAAAGATGTACGAGTCGCTTGTAAAGGGCGAAAACCTGCCGGCGCCTGGCATTCCGGAGTCATTCAACGTGCTCGTTCGCGAGCTGCAGGGTCTATGTCTGGACGTCAAGCTCGACTGA
- the rpoC gene encoding DNA-directed RNA polymerase subunit beta' — protein MQFHNIPKRGYQQITIRIASPDDILNRSHGEVTKPETINYRSFRPEKDGLFCEKIFGPIRDWECACGKYKRIRYKGIVCDRCGVEVTQKSVRRERMGHIMLAVPVVHIWFLRSLPSKISGVIGMPTKDVERIVYYESYVVIQPGSTGLQPKDLLTEEQYLDVLQNLRPEERNMDDDDPRKFIALIGGEAVKELLRRVDADEAYFVLRETAKDDMSQAKKADVLKRLRILDAFRTSETKEPNRPEWMVLDIIPVIPPDLRPLVPLEGGRFATSDLNDLYRRVIIRNNRLKRLIDIKAPEVILRNEKRMLQEAVDALFDNSRRAVRSESQRALKSLADTLKGKTGRFRQNLLGKRVDYSGRSVIVVGPELKLYECGLPKDMAVELFKPLVIRKLIERGHCKTVKSAKKQVEKKTTEVWDILDTVIDGHPVLLNRAPTLHRLGIQAFQPKLIEGKAIQLHPLVTTAFNADFDGDQMAVHVPLSHEAQLESLLLILSAHNIMHTQNGEPIAVPSQDMVLGVYYLTKARNGLKGHGKMFANVEEVVVAYNSGRIDMHAKIKVRINGEMIDTTSGRVIFNLIVPEELGYMNEMLGKKRLRQVISDCFRKAGLAKTVEFLDKLKEAGFQTATRGGLSVSIADVVVPAEKVAIIDKAQKEVDKIEDYYHSGVITEGERYNKIIDTWSTATNRVADKLYNELASNLDGFNTFFMMLDSQARGSKEQIRQLAGMRGLMAKPQKTAAASSAELIENPIISNFKEGLTILEYFISTHGARKGLADTALKTADAGYLTRRLHDVAQDMVISDDDCGTIRGIEMKALKDGEEVKEPLKERILGRTSLVDVVDPLTGELYCAKGTVIDEDVTDKIERSPIEAVMIRSVLTCESRRGVCARCYGRNMATGQMVDTGEAVGTIASQSIGEPGTQLTLRTFHTGGTASLSMSQSAVIAKFDGAVQFDGIRLVTYPGDSEDIHVVVSRAGVINIVEPGSNRIVTKYDVVYGSELKVQDGQTVKKGDMLYDWDPYNSVIITEKAGRVRYRDLVPNLTFKEAIDEQTGHTTKIVIDSRDRTKSPAIEIVDEDGVSIQSYIIPSRAQIVVDDGEVVTIGSKLVKMPRDLGRLRDITGGLPRVTELFEARAPQAPAAVTEIDGIVAIDKPKRGSRVISVTSLDGELRREYSVPIGRHVLVQEGDLVRSGDRLTEGAINPHDILHIKGINEVQVYLVNEIQEVYRMQGVKINDKHIEVIVRQMLQKVRVTDSGDAQFLEGDQIDRIRFNDENERLRNCVIVTDKGDSKLKLGQIIDKKVLREINAELKKKEKEGAKSRTAEPAIGEPLLLGITQASLTTESWLSAASFQETTRVLADASAAAKVDRLLGLKENIILGQLIPAGTGLRAYQELLVASDVGNIFGPDAIIPKVEEEEEAPRRPARKTARATA, from the coding sequence ATGCAGTTCCATAACATCCCCAAGCGCGGCTATCAGCAGATCACGATCCGCATTGCCTCGCCGGATGACATTCTCAATCGCTCTCATGGTGAGGTTACCAAGCCTGAGACGATCAACTACCGTTCCTTCCGCCCTGAGAAGGATGGTTTGTTCTGCGAAAAGATCTTTGGTCCTATCCGGGACTGGGAATGCGCATGTGGTAAATACAAGCGCATTCGCTACAAGGGCATCGTTTGCGACCGTTGCGGCGTGGAAGTGACGCAGAAGAGCGTCCGCCGCGAGCGCATGGGTCACATCATGCTCGCTGTACCTGTCGTTCACATCTGGTTCCTTCGCTCGCTTCCGAGCAAGATCTCCGGTGTGATCGGTATGCCAACAAAGGACGTCGAACGGATCGTGTATTACGAATCCTACGTCGTCATTCAACCGGGTTCCACGGGTCTTCAGCCGAAGGACCTTCTCACGGAAGAACAATATCTCGACGTGCTGCAGAACCTCCGTCCGGAGGAGCGCAACATGGATGATGATGATCCTCGCAAGTTCATCGCCCTCATCGGCGGTGAGGCTGTGAAGGAACTCCTTCGTCGTGTTGATGCTGATGAGGCATATTTCGTCCTTCGTGAAACGGCTAAAGACGACATGTCCCAAGCCAAGAAGGCCGATGTGCTCAAGCGTCTGCGCATCCTTGATGCATTCCGCACAAGCGAGACAAAAGAGCCGAATCGCCCTGAGTGGATGGTCCTTGATATCATCCCGGTCATCCCGCCGGATTTGCGTCCGCTCGTACCTCTCGAAGGGGGCCGCTTCGCAACGTCGGACCTCAATGACCTCTATCGTCGCGTTATCATCCGCAACAATCGCCTCAAGCGCCTGATCGATATCAAGGCTCCTGAAGTGATCCTCCGGAATGAAAAGCGGATGCTTCAAGAAGCTGTTGATGCATTGTTCGACAACTCACGCCGCGCTGTGCGCAGTGAGTCGCAACGTGCTCTCAAGTCTCTTGCAGATACGCTCAAGGGTAAAACGGGTCGCTTCCGTCAGAACCTTCTCGGTAAGCGAGTCGACTACTCTGGTCGTTCGGTTATCGTTGTGGGTCCGGAGCTCAAGCTCTACGAATGCGGACTTCCAAAGGACATGGCCGTTGAACTCTTTAAGCCACTTGTGATCCGCAAGCTCATTGAGCGCGGACATTGCAAGACGGTGAAGAGCGCCAAGAAGCAAGTAGAGAAGAAGACAACGGAAGTGTGGGACATCCTCGATACCGTCATCGACGGGCATCCGGTGCTCCTCAACCGTGCTCCAACTCTTCACCGCCTTGGTATCCAAGCCTTCCAGCCGAAGCTTATCGAGGGTAAGGCCATCCAACTGCACCCACTGGTAACAACGGCTTTCAATGCTGACTTCGACGGTGACCAAATGGCCGTTCACGTGCCATTGAGTCACGAAGCACAGCTCGAGTCGTTGCTCCTCATCCTTTCCGCGCACAACATCATGCACACGCAGAACGGCGAGCCTATCGCCGTTCCGTCGCAGGACATGGTTCTTGGGGTGTACTACCTCACAAAGGCGCGCAATGGACTGAAGGGTCACGGCAAGATGTTCGCAAACGTCGAAGAGGTCGTTGTTGCATACAACTCCGGCCGCATCGATATGCACGCCAAGATCAAGGTCCGTATCAACGGCGAAATGATCGACACAACATCAGGTCGCGTCATCTTCAACCTCATCGTTCCTGAAGAACTCGGGTACATGAATGAGATGCTCGGCAAGAAGCGTCTGCGTCAGGTGATCTCTGATTGCTTCCGCAAGGCTGGTCTTGCAAAGACCGTTGAGTTCCTCGACAAGCTCAAGGAAGCCGGCTTCCAGACCGCTACTCGTGGTGGACTCTCGGTGTCTATCGCAGACGTAGTGGTCCCAGCCGAAAAGGTTGCGATCATCGACAAGGCACAAAAGGAAGTTGATAAGATCGAAGACTACTACCACTCCGGTGTTATCACCGAAGGTGAGCGGTACAACAAGATCATCGATACGTGGTCCACGGCTACAAACCGTGTGGCCGACAAGCTCTACAATGAGCTCGCATCGAACCTTGATGGTTTCAACACCTTCTTCATGATGCTCGACTCGCAAGCTCGGGGTTCGAAAGAACAGATCCGCCAGCTTGCAGGTATGCGCGGTCTGATGGCCAAGCCGCAGAAGACAGCGGCTGCATCATCAGCTGAGTTGATCGAAAACCCGATCATCTCGAACTTCAAAGAAGGCCTCACGATCCTTGAGTACTTTATCTCCACGCACGGTGCCCGTAAGGGTCTTGCTGATACAGCTCTGAAGACGGCTGATGCTGGTTACCTCACACGTCGTCTCCACGACGTTGCGCAGGACATGGTGATCTCCGATGATGACTGCGGTACGATCCGTGGTATTGAGATGAAGGCGCTGAAGGATGGCGAAGAAGTGAAGGAGCCATTGAAGGAGCGCATCCTTGGCCGTACGTCGCTTGTTGATGTGGTGGACCCACTCACCGGCGAACTGTATTGCGCTAAGGGCACAGTGATCGACGAAGATGTGACAGATAAGATCGAACGTAGTCCGATCGAAGCCGTGATGATCCGTTCGGTTCTCACATGCGAATCACGTCGCGGTGTTTGTGCTCGTTGCTACGGCCGCAACATGGCCACAGGCCAGATGGTGGACACTGGTGAAGCCGTCGGTACGATCGCTTCGCAGTCCATCGGTGAGCCGGGTACGCAGCTTACACTTCGTACGTTCCACACTGGTGGTACCGCTTCGCTTTCGATGTCGCAGAGTGCTGTTATCGCCAAGTTCGATGGTGCTGTTCAATTCGACGGTATCCGACTTGTAACGTATCCGGGCGATTCTGAGGACATCCACGTTGTTGTCTCGCGCGCCGGTGTGATCAACATCGTCGAGCCAGGATCCAACCGTATCGTTACGAAGTACGATGTGGTCTACGGTTCTGAGCTCAAGGTGCAGGACGGTCAAACGGTCAAGAAGGGCGACATGCTCTATGACTGGGATCCGTACAACTCCGTGATCATCACGGAGAAGGCCGGTCGCGTTCGCTATCGCGATCTCGTTCCGAACCTTACCTTCAAAGAAGCTATCGACGAACAGACGGGTCACACGACCAAGATCGTTATCGATTCCCGTGACCGGACGAAGAGCCCGGCCATCGAGATCGTTGACGAGGACGGCGTGTCTATCCAATCGTACATCATCCCATCGCGTGCACAGATCGTTGTGGACGATGGTGAAGTAGTGACGATCGGTTCAAAGCTTGTGAAGATGCCACGCGACCTCGGTCGTCTCCGCGACATCACGGGCGGTCTGCCACGTGTTACGGAGCTCTTCGAAGCCCGCGCACCACAGGCCCCTGCAGCTGTAACGGAGATCGATGGTATCGTTGCTATCGACAAGCCGAAGCGCGGTTCACGTGTGATCTCGGTAACGTCGCTCGACGGTGAACTTCGTCGCGAATATTCGGTGCCGATCGGACGTCACGTTCTCGTGCAAGAGGGTGACCTCGTGCGCTCGGGCGACCGTCTCACAGAAGGCGCTATCAACCCTCACGATATCCTCCACATCAAGGGTATCAATGAAGTACAGGTCTATCTCGTGAACGAGATCCAAGAAGTGTACCGCATGCAGGGTGTGAAGATCAACGACAAGCACATCGAAGTGATCGTTCGTCAGATGCTCCAAAAGGTACGGGTCACCGATTCCGGTGATGCGCAATTCCTTGAAGGCGATCAGATCGACCGTATCCGCTTCAATGACGAGAACGAACGTCTTCGCAACTGTGTGATCGTGACCGATAAGGGCGACTCAAAGCTCAAGCTTGGACAGATCATCGATAAGAAGGTGCTTCGCGAGATCAATGCAGAACTCAAGAAGAAGGAAAAGGAAGGCGCAAAGAGTCGCACGGCTGAGCCGGCGATCGGCGAGCCCCTTCTCCTCGGTATCACACAGGCGTCTCTTACAACGGAATCGTGGCTGTCCGCAGCTTCGTTCCAAGAGACAACCCGCGTGCTTGCCGATGCTTCTGCCGCTGCAAAGGTCGACCGTCTCCTTGGTCTCAAAGAGAACATCATCCTTGGTCAGCTCATCCCTGCAGGTACGGGTCTCCGCGCCTATCAGGAGCTCCTCGTGGCCTCGGATGTTGGCAACATCTTCGGACCGGATGCCATCATTCCGAAGGTAGAAGAGGAAGAAGAAGCGCCACGTCGCCCGGCTCGCAAGACCGCACGCGCAACGGCGTAA